One window of the Triticum dicoccoides isolate Atlit2015 ecotype Zavitan chromosome 3B, WEW_v2.0, whole genome shotgun sequence genome contains the following:
- the LOC119279943 gene encoding WAS/WASL-interacting protein family member 2-like: MEQLVVSLSATKKPKPIARSLAPLLLPPRSRSGSRGRGAPASPTAGLLLAPPLHPAPPRALEPGKPWPELGLEVPPPSPAASAPPPQRPSSPSHQPRHRAAAGSGRLHLHSRQPSVVGSLEHDGRRWMPWLCATDAVLTRKLGLEPPALHPARRRRVFPSRTAASPLSQILEVRCGN, translated from the exons atggagcagttggtagtctcgctttcag CGACGAAAAAACCTAAACCTATCGCCCGCTCCCTCGCGCCCCTGTTGCTCCCTcctcgatcccgatctggatcgaggggacgAGGAGCTCCTGCCTCCCcgacggccggcctcctcctcgccccgcCGCTGCATCCGGCGCCGCCACGGGCTCTGGAGCCAGGGAAGCCATGGCCTGAGCTCGGCCTCGAGGTCCCCCCGCCGTCTCCTGCAGCTTCTGCCCCGCCGCCTCAACGCCCGAGCTCGCCATCGCACCAACCTcggcaccgcgccgccgccggctcTGGTCGCCTCCACCTCCACTCCAGGCAACCCTCGGTCGTCGGCTCGCTGGAGCACGACGGCAGACGATGGATGCCCTGGTTGTGTGCGACAGATGCAGTTCTTACGCGCAAGCTAGGGTTGGAGCCGCCAGCTCTTCATCCTGCCCGCCGGCGGCGAGTCTTCCCGTCCCGCACTGCCGCCTCCCCGTTATCACAG ATCCTTGAGGTCAGGTGCGGCAACTAG